The genomic stretch GCACCTGGAGTGAGCTGAAGCTTCTCGCGTGAGTCATGGAGCTTTACCAGCTCATATTATTATGGGGCAGACCGAATACCACCTGTGTCAGGGGAGATTTCCTATAAGGAGAGAGCCTTGTAGAAAGCCGGCCTCCCTGAGCAATGTCAGAGAAAGGTGCAGCTAGAACCGGGAGTTAAGAAGGCTGTTGGTCAATTGGAgagggaggggtcagagaagaaccacaagaatgataaaggattggaaaacctgcctgataGTGAGAGACGTGAGGAGCTCCATCTActtagctgaacaaagagaaagGTGAGGAGAGACTTGGTCACAGTCTATACAtacctatgtggggaacaaatatttgatgatgggCTCTTCAAACTAGCAAATAAAAGGGCTAACAAGATACTGTGgccagaaactgaagctagagaaattcagactggaaaaaaaggTGTAAATTTGCAACAGTgactaattaaccattggaacgacTTGcccagggtcgtggtggattctccatcacggacAGTTTTTCAATTCAGagtggctgtttttctaaaagatcgaCTCTGGGAGTTATTTGGAGGACGTTCCATGCCTGTGTTATTCAGGGGGTCATACTAGATAATAAACACAGGTcactgctggccttggaatctatgtatCGAGGAACCCACGTTCCCTGCCATCCTTCCCTCAGCAGGGACCATTTATGGAGGTCTGTTGTGCTCCATAGGCACAGCCCCAGGGATCCCAGGAAATGCAGTTATGCCTGGCTGCTGTGTAGAGGGACAAGGGCGCTGTTCATGTCTTCTCCATGGAGCAGCTGGCCCACTATGACTAatggtctgtctacactgcaattaaaaacccgcagctggcttGTGCCAACTGActccggctcacagggctcagctgctgggctgtttcattgcagtgcagactttcagacttgggctgcagcctgagcttctGGCTACCTCCCACCTCAcaaggtcccagagcctgggcacCAGCCCAAGCCCTTTCGTCTACACAGCCCCTTAGCCAAACCCATGCAAGCTCAAGTCACGGACGAGCTGCAGGTGGTCTAACTGCAGTGTTGACATAGCTCTAACTCCTAGGGTAACTGCATTATGGGATTTGCTGCTGTTCCCATGCAACTTGCAGAACAGAATCTCCCACCAGCAAGTAAAGTGCTTAGCCATGCATGTAGATTTCATCCCACAATAGTGACACGCACACGCCTACAGGTAGCACAAGTGTCTGCTTGTGCAATTGCTTATTAATAATCCCAGTCATTAATACGCGCACGCCATTCCAGTGCCTttcctctgaggatctcaaagcacctaggAACAATAATTAATGTAGTCTCACGACCCCCTGAAAGGTAGGGAATTGCCACCTGACTTATTTCCTTCCCCTGACAGTTATTTCCTTTGGGTACTGTGGTTTCCTGTTAGGGCAAATTGCTGAGAAGGGAACACTTGCTGACACCTCTGGATGGAAAATTACAGCTTCATAAAACAAGACTCTCACGTTGCTTTCTGACCATACGGTGAAGTCTTGGCCGAGctcccagtgatgtcagtggggccactgatgtcggtggggccaggacttcactGCATAGGTGTAAATGGGACTGAAGTGCTGTATAGCCCTGGTGCTGGCCCTCTGCCCAAGGATGGATTTCAGAACATGGAGCAGGTGCTGGACACAGGGCCAGCTAGTCACGGAGGTGAGGGGCGTTTCACTACACAAGCGGCAGGAGAGGTGTGAACTTGCTCAGAGGAACTGTAGTTCTAATCAGACCGGAATGACAGAAAAACTTAACTAAAAACAATACACAACAAAGCAGCTGTCATAAGAAAACAAAGAGACCTTTATATTTTCCAATAAGTTAGTTCATGTAACCCCTACCACAGGCATATGTGACCATCCAGCCAGAGAGCCTTTGGACACGACCAAAAGTGGAGATGTGATACGTGGGAAAGAGAAGAGGTTCAAGTCGCCCTACACAGAATATTGACAAGCTTTTCCCCAAACTATACTGTTTTCAGACAGAAAATACACAATATGGTATAAAACTTAAGATTTCAATATAGATTTATAGAagtatcttttaaaattaaaatggggcagagccaggctccAAATGACCTATATTTATACTGAATTATGTTCTTAATCCAATTAAACCATTGTTTTAGGTATACAAAGTCCAGGTGTCACTGCTGTGTGTCTCTGTCACCCTGTTTCTCTCCTTGACAGCAGTCTTCAGTGGTAGTAGATGCTGAAGGCATGTAAAATATACAGCAGAGCAGTGATAAAAGCAAAGAACTGAAAGGAAAAATAGAAACAACATTACTAGGCAATTAAATTACTCTACCGATTTCAGCCTTATTTTAATCTATGTCCTTAGTGATCCCTCCAATGTTCTTTTTTCAATAGATTTATGTCCTTAAAATGATCGTGCCAATCTATTAATGAATAAAATCTCAAACCCAAACCATGGGACAGCTCCAGAGCAGAGTTGActgaaaatcagaattttctgtcTTTCCCGTCCCCAATTgtgaggaaaaggcaaaatatcagaattttccaTGGACCTACAAGTTACAAaaaatttcaattcagaaatgttgaaacatttttgttttgtatccTCCTGAAcagccacagtgcctcatgggagttgtagttcagatgcTTTGTGCCCACACTTTCCAATGGCTAGATGACATTTTCCATGGTAAACTGTGGCCTAGGATCCTATGATACACCACTGCTGTTCGGCCAAAGGGGAGACcgcggtgcatcatgggagatatagtctggccagggagcccaGCGGGGCGAATAAGGGCATGAGGCTCccaactacaactcccatcaaGCACCATGACAGCTCAGACAGACTCAGATTAAATGTCACTCTGACATGACACTAAGTGGTTCAATTCAGTTTGACAAGCCAAACTGTTTCAATTTGGGATGACCTACCTgacctgaaatattttgctttgattttttccaacaacaacaaaaaaaaaaaaactgaaaaagtttCAGCAACATTGAAACTTTCCCATGGAAATTATACAGGAAAGAGGTGCCTACAAGAAACGGTGGCTAATCAATACTCTAAGCATTCAACTTACTGAGGCAGCAACATTGATTTGATAGTAACGAGGACTATATTGTGCAAGCACTTCAGTCTCAGAGCGGATTGTTGCATTAGCCTGTAAGACTGCAGCGCTCATATAGAAAATTGCAGTGGCCCCATGATACAGACTATCCTGCAAAACAAGAGAGACAGAAGAGGAAGGTTTGTGATGTTGAAATACATATTCACAGTGCAGGTACCTCCTCATCACTTATATAACAGCTGTACTTTATATAAGCTCAACAGCATAGCTCTGGCCCTTCAGCTGTCCAATGTCTGTTTTTCAGTTCTACAAAAGTGGGAAAGGATGATGCCTGCATGACTCAAAAACATCTGGAACAATTTTTCTCAAAATGTTCCACAACAACTAAATCTTCTTTGGGTTGGGACCAGGCATGTGACAGTCATGCTCAAGAGGAAAGATTTTGCAAGTCACAAGCAACTTAAGAGTTGGTTTAGAATGAAAGTGTCTCCCCAGGCTTGCAGTCCATGATGCTACACTATTAATTGAAGCAAAACAGTATATTAATGGCACGTTAAGTTTGCACAGTTAATAATCACAAAAAGAGAAGACAGGCCCAAGTTAAGGTTCAACAGCATCATTAACTCACTTGTATATTTTATTGTATATATTTACTATACATCTGCTTATAAGCCCTACACCATCTCTACACACTCTCAGACAATGAAATTACGCTCATAACATTCCTGTCTGGCAGGGAAATATTATTAAACCAATTGACAGATGGGGAGCAGAGAGACATACACCAGGTCACCAAGGAAGTCTACAGCAGAgagaagaattgaacccagatctcctgatctCGTGCCTTAATCCCAACACCAACTTTCCCCTTGAGTTCAATGTTTTAAAGGCAATACATTATCTAGCAGGAAACAAGAATGGAAAATGCTGCGTATGTTCAATGTAGTTGAGGGCTTGCTGCTGTAAGTGTAGATTCTGCATGTCCAACTTGAGGTAAGCAGAATAGATGGAGCATTGCAAGTTCCTACCGTTTCTGCTGCTCTTGTTTGGGCACAGAGGGAGTTTTTTTGCGAGACTGGCTTAACAGAGCACTTGCCCGTCACGTTACATTGGGATGGCTCATTTTTGCAACAGTGGGAAACTGAAATTTTCTTTTAAGCAGCAGCTTAGAATTTGCAAAGGCTCTGAAATCAGAGTGTCCAGGCTATTGCTCTATTATCACCACGGTAGCATTTCAGACCCACAGTCTTTTCACACCACTGTCTTCAGCTGCTTTTGCTCTAGCCCTGCTCAAAAGGACCCGGCTAGAGCTTTTGtgttattttcttttctcctttccctctcccaAAACTTAATGACTAAAGAGATTTTCTtcaaactcaaaaaaaaaaaaaaatcaccccattTCAGCCCAAATGATAAGCTATGAACATATGAAAGTAGATTATAATGAAAACTCTTTTGTAGCCTTAAGTACACCAGGGCGCCTCACACCCTGTTATTAACCAACTGTTTTTTTAGCTACGAAGGAAGTACCAAGAGGTTTGAATCAAACAGAGGATTCAGGTGGCCCTGGATCTACCTTATTTTCTGTATTCTAGTTGAATTGCATCAGTTTCACATGCAATGTTAGAAGAAATGTCAGAAGAACATTGCAGAATGACCTGGGATGATTCCATCTGCCGGCCCTTTTGTGTGAAAAGATTAGAAAGTGCAGAATACATGGAAAGTCCATTCTGAAGTCAACTTTCTGCTTGAGAGGGGAGACCTGAAGCTGAAAGGCAGTCACAGGAATGAgaagagccaccaccagcagcaacacCCGGAATAAGGGAGTGTGTTCTTACCACTACTTTCCATGAGTTACTGTTTCTGTGAAATCCAAACAGGTAACACAACAGGAACATCAGGGAGAAGAAAAATGAACTCAGTGAGACGTACATAACCCATCCCTGCAGCATAGGGAAATACACTGTGGTGGCAGCTACGAGGATCCAGACCCAGCATCCAAATATctgccaaaaaaaagaaaaaaacaagaagcCCAATGAACCCAATTGAGAGAGTCAGTTTTGCTCTTGTTCATACATTGCATTTCTCATCATCCCTAGCTTGGTTGTCTCAATATTAAGAGACAATACACCAGGcccaccagctctgcactcattATCGTTTGCCAAACTCACAATATGAATGCAAGGAATTGATCAAGTGAATTTATGCAAGTCAATTTATCAACAGTAGAAGTTCTAGAATGCCTGCTGAGCAAAAGGAGGAATTGGAAGAGAGTCACAAAATACCGGGCACTGGCATATAATACAGAGCAAAAACTTGCAAAGGTTCCTTCCTATGCTACTTTTCCTGGCTGATATCATGCAGCCAGTATATCCCGGTAAGAGGCTGTGGAgaagaattttattaagggggAAGGAAGCAAATGCCATGTAGAAACGTGGATGAAATTCATACCAAAGTACAAATGGTAATTCCACTCTCCTGCTATGCAAAGTTAGATCCTGAGATTTGCAGACCTCTCTCTGATTCAGTGAAGGGGCAATAGATGAAGGGAGATAAACGCAATGTACTGCAGGCCTTCAATCACATCCAAGGCTGGATcttgctcccatggaagtcagtagcAGTTTTGTCAGGGATTTCGAAGGTTGCTGCTGGGAGCTATGTACGTTGGAAGAGCAGATCACTTTTTTAGGTGGCTCAATATGGACGTAGAAGCCTGTTGTTagatattcatattttaaaaacttgacCAGCATGCCTCGTTTCTTGAAAGCTAGATCTGGTTGGCCTCTACCTCTAAAGTTCAGAGTACATTAGTCATAATACTTAATGCCGGACTGGAAAGTGCTTATCTACTCCATTATtgcaatttattatttgtattatggtagtggtTAAAAGCCCTAGTCACAGCCCAGACCCCctgtgacaaagcgggactgttcttaatgtttcctctgaatattgtgggggtgcctcagtttcccctaggcagttcttaagtatcttggtggtgggataaggatgtatgatcactgcagagccctagagggcaggtgtgtgcaggggtctggacacagagaatgcccgacaccctgtttcctggcaactgatggcctggcccttcccccctgcaaggtgagagctgaaggattggagaacaaaggaatcaggtgacctcctggcccgggaaagggacaaagcccagaggaggaggggctggagagagtttcagttgggggctggctggggacgtggagtgaagtgcagacgtggttgtctggctcactgccccccaaaatggacccagctgaggggtcctgttctctgcacctacaagctctgttttagaccatgttcctgtcgtctaataaaccttctgttttactggctggctgagagtcccgtctgactgcagagttgggatgcaggacctgctggcttccccaggaccccgcctgggcggacatgctgtgggaagcgcacggagaggcagaggaggctgaatgctccgaggtcagacccaggaaggtggaagccgggtgagctgtgtgtcctgcagacagtctgctcacagaaaggagacttccccagagtcctgcctggcttcgtagggagcagttccagagcatcgcccggggactctgtgacacccccgttgtgctaggcactggacaaagacagaacaaggagataGTCTGGGCTCCATGGAGCTCACAGTGATGAGGACGGGGATCCAAGAAGCTGTACAGCATAGCAAAGGCTAGAATATGGTTTAGAGACATGGCAATGACATTTGAACATGAGGGGAATTCAGTGTTGTTTCCAGTTATGTGACGTATTCTGCTAAACCAGGCCATTTTCAAGAGGAATCGTTTTTGCTGCAAAAGAAGGCTCTACAAACTGGAGTCTTGTGAAATTTCTTGCAAATGCCAATTTGGAgatgggaggaaaggtggagggcTATGAAAATGGGCAAAACCTTTCTGCATTTTCACACAGGTCTGTTCCATAGGGTCATGAGTTTGTCCCTTCTTAGTCCTTATCCTCACCTGACGGTGCAATGGGACTCTGTAGCATGCTGGGCAATGCTATCCCCCCTAACATCACTATCCTACCGACAGCTCTGGCTATGTGGCCTTGAGGGCCAGCGCTGCTGAGATCACGTCACTCTTCTGCCAAACTGAGCCACAGGAATAGTCAAGAACAGACAACGCTGTGTAGGAAACATTATTCACACCCACAGGGCTCCAGTTCACTCCCTCAGCTGTCATTTCTTCTACCCGCAGAGCgcaggtggtgggaataaggccGGGGCGGCTAAGCCTCCCCAGACAGCTGGCTCGCTGCCTTTGGAGTGCACTGCCGCCAAAAGGGTGGGtaccccagctgtggccccgTCTGCGCTGCTCTTCCCCTTcccgtccctgctctgcctgcatggGAGCCTCGCGGGAGGGCGGGAAGAGGCACCGAGCGAGGGGTGAGCAGCCGGTAGGCTCAGCTGCCCAGCCGGTGggtggggggtctgtgggagggggcGAAGAGGCATGAGCAGTGGGAGAcaagtggggctggagcaggggcagaCCTAGCGGCGGGGCCATGGTCTGGGCATGTGCAACCTCCCCAAATGGACAAGTCACGTGCCGCCCATGCTGCAGGGTATTCAACCTCCCTTTCAAAGCCAGCTGTGCTCCTGACTTCCATCCCTGTCACTACAATCGAAAGTCACAAATGTCAGGGGCCCATCCAGCACCCGTGGAAgttaatggaaaggctcccactgaaAGCCAGACGGGGCTCACGCTGGATGCAAGGAGGGTGCAGTGCTCATGAGTGCCTCTCCCAGGATGTGGTCTTTTATTCCTGTGGTCGGCACCCATCGTGGAGAGAGAATGGCCTTCCAGCATTCCCTCTGGGGAGGAGAAGAATGCTGCCATTGTGAAATAGCTCTAACATTGTTCTAATCCTGGCCCGCGAGGGCGTCACACTCTGCTATGCAAAGGCAGCAGAGGTGggaccatttatttatttattagccgTGACAGGCAATTTAGAGGGGATAATTGCACTTTTCAAGCAGTTGAAACCACTTGACCTTCATCTTTGTGCTGCACAGTCCACCCCGAGGCACTGACTAACTGCTCAGAAATGCTGCGCCCATCATATCTTATTGCTTCCCTAACACACTCTCCCTCCTGTCCACTCTCTTTCTTCCACACCCACTTCTCCTGTGCCCTCCCACTCGGATCTCCACCCCACCTCACCCACTGCCGCACCCAGCTCAACAGACTCAAGTTCCATTTTTCAGCGGAGAGCAAATCAGTCACTTCACAGTTTATTTGCATTCAACTTTCAGGAATGCCCAACTGAATGGAGTAAGACTTGCTCTATAGACCTCTGATGAGTATATTAATGAGTCTACGGGTTGATTTATGAATTCTGGCTGCCAAGAGATCCTAGACCTTAATTAGTCTGGAACTTTCAGATGGAAAAGGAGGGAAAAGGACTGAATCTAAGCACACTGGGTTCTTTACTAAAGGTAAAGGTCTAGGATAAAGGCTCAAGAACAGCATCAAAGTGGGAGGTGGTTACCATGCATATGTGTTGGCCTTCCCTTGTACAGGCTGCAGAATGGGCATTCTGTTATGTGAAGGATAGAATTAAATgtaagaaaagaaataataatctGCCATCAACCCAAGCTCACCAGGTGTCACCCACCGTCCACATGGAGACCCTCGGAGGTCTAATATACTCCAAATCCTCCTGCACTGGCTGTTTCTTCTGGTCACAGGCTCATGCCTGTCAGCCCTGATCTAGGTGGAGAGAGTCCATCCAAGAACTATTAATTTTCTTTCAAGCCCTGTGTTTGCTAAGGCCTTTGAACCAGGTCACGTCAATCTGTGGACCTCTTCCCGGGAGTTCAGAGCCTCTGTAGCTAAGCACGCCCCCCCCTCCATTATTCCTCAAGCTCATTGTTCTCTTGCTGTCCAGGGTCGCACACGGAACACTGGCATTGCCTAACTTTGGAGGGCTTGGCTTTGCGACTGTCACGTTCTTGTGACATCCCTTTTGGTGGTGTTGTCTGTAATATTTCATTACAGGGGCTGGGGAAGTATTGAGCTGAGTTATAGTACTGCACAAAAGCCACAGAGAAAGCAAGATACATCAAAAGACTTGTTACTGGCATTGTTTCAGCATTAGTGACCCCCCCACCCATTGTCTTTACTTCCATCAGGAAGCGTCCTTTGACTTACCCAAATCGCCAGGAATACAGTCTCTAACAAGCTCACAATTACATATAACATTTAGGAGTATCTCCACCAGAGCCAGGAGAGTTACACCAGCATCAAAGAGGTGTGAGAGATCTAGATCTCCTTATCTGATGCAAAACCAATGAGAGACTGATCCAAGGCCTGttgtagtcaatggaaagattcccattgactttggagtGGAGAGTCTTATAGCCTTGTGAAACTCGCAGTTACACTTCACAGAGGCTCAGGGGAGCATTTCTTTGTTTTCAGTCCACAATGGCGatcaaaacaaaacccaagtCAAAACTCCATTCAccatggtgggatcacattgaaAGGAACCCCCTGAGCTGGCTTAGGTTCACTTGAAATGCTCACAAAACCCTAGCAAACCTTCCAGTGGACTTGGTGCGAATCTTCAATTTCTGATCAAACCGAAAAACAGGTGAGCATCAGCACAGCTCTCATTGTACTGCATGTGCTTAAGGAGGGTGTGCCTGCCTGGGTGCTTCCCAAGTCATCATTCTTTTgggaaaacagaagaaaatggCCAGGTGTGAAACAGATGGTGGTACCACCAGGACTGGTTACCACGGTGTGCACCCAGTTCCTTTGTCCCGTGTTCGCCATAACTCTCAGGtcacctgctgcttctgctccccttATCCGAGCCAGTGTTTAAAGACAAAGAACAGACCTGATTTTTGGAAACGTTCTGCTACCAGTAAAAGACCAATAGAAATAAGGTGAACTATGGCCTGAAAAATCAGCCGAACCCATGGAAGCAGGAAGGCAGTGATGAAGCCGGGCATATGTCAGATGTGACTCTGAAGTCAATCAACCAGGATGAAATAGGTCACAAGTGAGAGAAGAATACACAGGTCACAGATGAGGGTTTTGGACAAGAAAGGGTGGTTAGAATTTGATGTGATTCAACAGGCCTTGTACTGCAGAAGGCAGCAGAGGGAACAGCACAATGTAATGGGGTTCAGAGGGAGCTCTCTGGACAATTAATTTAAAGCAATTACAAGGAGCCCTGTATCCAACTCCTCTAAGTGAATCAGGAGTATTAGATTATTCAGCAAAGCAACCAGAATTTCTAAGACCAAACACCTGGAAGGGGGAGCCTATGGGAGATACCAGCAGAACCACCTGGATAGCCAGGAAACCTGATGGCAGATGGAAAATATCAGTCATTGGACAAGCCACAGAACTCGTATGCAGAGTAATTGTAGCCGTGCCCcagtcccaggatagtagagagtcAAGGTGGGGGAGacaatagcttttattggaccaacttctgctggtgatagagacaagctttagaactacacagagttcttcttcgggtctgggaaaggtacttcaTCTTGAATTGAGCTATGATCCTGGGAGTATCTTTCCcaacccgaagaagagctctgtgagctcgaaagcttgtctctcaccaacagaagttggtccactagaAGAGgttaccacacccaccttgtctctagaAGCCACAGAAGTGACATTTTCATTGGAACCGAGACCTCCAAATCTTCAGGCCTACCAGTTCCCATGGCAATAGTTATGGATCTGTACTGTACCCTGCAGATGTCCCCACAGATGATATTTCTATTATTTCTATTTCCCCTCTCAGAGCCACACAGAGCTTAGGCAAGaagattcatactgagaaagtagggcaatcagctaattatcttaggtgcctggacacgaatgcaagaagcctgggaaacaagtgAAAAGAACAGAGAGGCTGAAATGAACAATgaacattggccactgttggaagacagaatgcTGGGTTAGAcagacttttggtctgacccagtatggccat from Lepidochelys kempii isolate rLepKem1 chromosome 3, rLepKem1.hap2, whole genome shotgun sequence encodes the following:
- the MALL gene encoding MAL-like protein isoform X1, encoding MASKDPPLPVTYTEPDMPSGAKIFRIVPYAFILPELIFGCWVWILVAATTVYFPMLQGWVMYVSLSSFFFSLMFLLCYLFGFHRNSNSWKVVDSLYHGATAIFYMSAAVLQANATIRSETEVLAQYSPRYYQINVAASFFAFITALLYILHAFSIYYH
- the MALL gene encoding MAL-like protein isoform X2, translating into MASKDPPLPVTYTEPDMPSGAKIFRIVPYAFILPELIFGCWVWILVAATTVYFPMLQGWVMYVSLSSFFFSLMFLLCYLFGFHRNSNSWKVVFFAFITALLYILHAFSIYYH